One window of the Labilibaculum sp. genome contains the following:
- a CDS encoding type 1 glutamine amidotransferase domain-containing protein yields MSRVLFAVTSHFKDASGWESGCYVLEVAVPYFYLVKNGVEIDFVSPKGGAVPVKQCDLDAAKVKSFFADKTASEKFYSSKVPEEIDSNDYDAIYFPGGHGVVFDLPTCGKIARIAGEIYDKGGVVCAVCHGGAGLLNVKLADGSLLIEGKNLTAFSNKEEEAIGMDNKVPFLLETALIEKGANYSCAANWQEYVVVDGRLITGQNPASDLEMAKELMKLLKEK; encoded by the coding sequence ATGAGTAGAGTTTTATTTGCAGTAACCAGCCATTTTAAAGATGCTTCCGGTTGGGAATCTGGTTGCTATGTGTTGGAAGTTGCAGTTCCGTATTTTTATTTGGTGAAAAACGGAGTGGAAATTGATTTTGTTTCTCCTAAAGGTGGAGCTGTTCCTGTAAAGCAATGCGATTTGGATGCAGCGAAAGTGAAATCTTTTTTTGCAGATAAAACGGCAAGTGAAAAATTTTACTCTTCAAAAGTTCCTGAGGAAATTGATTCGAATGACTATGATGCGATTTATTTTCCGGGAGGACACGGAGTTGTTTTTGATCTGCCAACCTGCGGGAAAATTGCAAGGATAGCAGGAGAAATTTACGATAAAGGCGGGGTGGTTTGTGCAGTTTGTCATGGGGGTGCAGGATTGCTTAATGTAAAGTTGGCTGATGGTTCGCTCTTGATTGAGGGTAAAAATCTGACTGCTTTCAGCAATAAGGAAGAGGAGGCTATTGGAATGGATAATAAAGTGCCTTTTTTGTTAGAGACAGCCTTGATTGAAAAAGGTGCAAATTATTCTTGTGCAGCAAACTGGCAAGAGTACGTTGTGGTTGACGGAAGACTAATTACAGGGCAAAATCCTGCTTCTGATTTAGAAATGGCAAAAGAACTGATGAAATTATTAAAGGAAAAATAG
- a CDS encoding GAF domain-containing protein codes for MKLDQLKLNIDRIPFKKSLSFLPLINKLKEEQRNGAGNDLQAKIILDLVDRNPDLVRPDFNIEDVGKYEGEIHTIMSYFFTPSQYKKDIGVAASPFDDHNFYFTPNYLKIHSDQNIEIEHVEQKNQDKCYLTFTKLIYAYLMILPKFYNFKLDMDYLFLYRMTDKLNGLVKYYKLEYDESCIEITYKGNLPEVSEENIREMINDPMNMDFWLKIIPLDNFTFCGFMSFKYVDVTQIEVISSLKSQLLEKSSIINRANFDALEQNIRSLLTLPNLNLGVLALGMVQGNVENPSNFWHGFIDPNKYMCEAYRGTIYQEAGLSGYPVLISDLTTRENLQPVEQELLNLGIKNICIIPLYYEGELVGMMELGSTKAFDINFTKLRVIKDIIPVFSIAVHRTSEELKNRIEATIKEECTAIHPSVEWRFQQAASNLLAKRDLDDLVQMEEIVFREVYPLYGAIDVRHSSVIRNRTIQDDLVEQLQLAREVLKEAFLDCKMPVYDQLIYKIDYFIDGIEKGLSSGDEMNVLSFIRHDVESLFPHFKENGSALTAAIAEYNKNIDPDLHIVYKRRKDFEDSLGMINDCVISYLEKEEEKAQKMFPHYFEKYRTDGVEHNIYIGQSISSQKTFDRIYLKNLRLWQLIVSAGLSRKTSALKSSLPIELETTGLILVHSQPLAIRFRQDEKKFDVDGAYNIRYEIVKKRIDKAVIKGTSERLTQPGKLAVIFSQESEMAEYQRYLEYLVAKGYFENNIEHLVLEDLQGVYGLRALRVQIKNGEEPNEVLTVAKELKLNE; via the coding sequence ATGAAGTTGGATCAGTTGAAATTAAATATAGATCGTATTCCATTCAAAAAATCACTGAGTTTTCTTCCTTTAATTAATAAACTAAAGGAAGAACAAAGAAATGGAGCCGGAAATGATTTACAAGCAAAAATTATTTTGGATTTAGTTGACAGGAATCCTGATTTGGTTAGACCCGATTTTAATATTGAGGATGTTGGTAAGTATGAGGGTGAGATTCATACAATAATGTCGTATTTTTTCACACCATCTCAATACAAAAAAGATATAGGTGTTGCGGCCAGCCCGTTCGACGATCATAATTTTTATTTCACGCCAAATTATCTAAAAATTCATAGTGATCAGAATATTGAAATTGAACATGTTGAGCAGAAGAATCAGGATAAATGTTATCTGACTTTTACAAAGTTAATTTATGCATACCTGATGATTCTTCCCAAATTCTATAATTTCAAATTAGATATGGATTATCTGTTTTTGTATCGTATGACAGATAAGTTGAATGGTTTGGTGAAGTATTACAAATTGGAGTATGATGAGTCATGCATCGAAATAACTTATAAAGGAAATTTACCAGAAGTTTCAGAGGAGAATATTAGAGAAATGATTAACGATCCAATGAATATGGACTTTTGGCTGAAGATAATTCCATTGGATAATTTTACTTTTTGTGGATTTATGTCATTCAAATATGTAGATGTTACTCAGATCGAAGTAATCTCATCATTAAAATCTCAATTGCTGGAAAAATCATCAATAATTAACAGGGCTAACTTTGATGCTCTCGAACAGAATATCCGCTCATTATTAACTCTGCCAAATTTAAATTTAGGTGTGCTTGCTTTGGGAATGGTTCAAGGCAATGTTGAAAATCCTTCTAATTTTTGGCACGGATTCATTGATCCTAATAAATACATGTGCGAAGCATACCGGGGAACGATATATCAAGAGGCAGGTTTATCCGGTTATCCTGTTTTGATTAGTGACCTTACTACCAGAGAGAATTTACAACCTGTTGAACAAGAGTTGTTGAATTTAGGTATTAAAAATATTTGTATTATTCCTCTTTATTACGAGGGAGAGTTGGTGGGCATGATGGAATTGGGATCAACAAAGGCTTTTGATATCAATTTCACGAAACTGCGTGTGATAAAAGATATCATTCCGGTATTTTCTATCGCCGTTCATCGGACGAGTGAGGAATTAAAAAATAGGATAGAGGCTACAATTAAAGAAGAATGTACAGCAATACACCCAAGTGTAGAGTGGCGGTTTCAGCAGGCGGCCAGTAATTTGTTGGCCAAAAGAGATTTGGATGATCTGGTGCAAATGGAAGAAATCGTTTTTCGGGAAGTATATCCATTGTACGGAGCCATTGATGTCCGTCATTCCTCGGTGATTCGAAACCGGACAATTCAGGATGATTTGGTGGAACAATTACAACTGGCACGTGAAGTTTTGAAAGAAGCATTTTTGGATTGTAAAATGCCTGTTTACGATCAGTTAATATACAAAATTGACTATTTCATTGATGGGATTGAAAAAGGACTTTCTTCGGGTGATGAAATGAACGTTCTTAGTTTTATTCGTCATGATGTAGAATCCCTTTTTCCGCATTTTAAAGAGAATGGATCTGCTTTAACTGCTGCGATTGCAGAATACAATAAAAATATTGATCCTGACTTACATATAGTTTACAAACGAAGAAAAGATTTTGAAGATAGTTTAGGAATGATTAATGATTGCGTTATCTCTTATCTTGAAAAAGAGGAAGAAAAAGCGCAGAAGATGTTCCCTCATTATTTTGAGAAATACCGCACAGATGGTGTAGAGCATAACATTTATATCGGACAGAGTATTTCATCACAAAAAACATTTGATCGAATCTATTTAAAGAATCTTCGCTTGTGGCAGCTAATTGTAAGTGCCGGATTATCCCGGAAAACAAGTGCTTTAAAAAGTTCATTGCCGATTGAACTGGAAACTACAGGTTTAATTTTAGTACATAGCCAACCTTTGGCAATAAGGTTCAGACAAGATGAGAAAAAATTTGATGTGGATGGCGCCTATAATATTCGTTATGAGATTGTTAAGAAAAGAATTGATAAGGCAGTTATAAAAGGAACCAGTGAGCGCCTTACTCAGCCTGGAAAATTAGCAGTAATATTTAGTCAGGAATCTGAAATGGCAGAGTATCAAAGGTATTTGGAGTATTTGGTTGCAAAGGGCTACTTTGAGAATAATATTGAACATTTGGTGTTGGAAGATCTGCAAGGAGTGTATGGCTTAAGAGCATTGAGAGTGCAAATAAAGAATGGTGAAGAACCGAATGAAGTGCTGACTGTTGCGAAGGAATTGAAGCTGAACGAATAA
- a CDS encoding ArsC/Spx/MgsR family protein → MRKIYHLSSCSTCKRIIKELNPDAGFILQDIKTEKITEAQLNLMAGLSGSYESLFSRRAIKYKELNLKDKNPSEEEYKNYILNEYTFLKRPVIIIGSKIFVGNAKKVVESAKKELQAK, encoded by the coding sequence ATGAGAAAAATATATCATCTATCAAGTTGTTCAACTTGTAAGAGAATAATTAAAGAACTAAATCCGGATGCCGGTTTTATACTACAGGATATAAAAACAGAAAAGATAACGGAAGCGCAGCTAAATCTGATGGCCGGATTATCCGGAAGCTACGAGAGCTTGTTCAGTCGCAGGGCAATAAAATACAAGGAACTCAATTTAAAAGATAAAAATCCAAGCGAAGAAGAATACAAAAATTACATCTTAAACGAGTACACATTTTTAAAAAGACCAGTCATAATTATTGGAAGTAAAATCTTTGTAGGAAACGCTAAAAAAGTAGTGGAAAGTGCTAAAAAAGAGCTGCAGGCAAAATAG
- a CDS encoding aspartate kinase, with the protein MKVLKFGGTSVGSPERIKNLAQLVQSDESRIIVLSAMAGTTNSLVEIADLLYKKEMEQADEKITELEAKYRVRIEELFTTTNGKNKGNELITSHFNYIRNFVYRSFTALQEKAILAQGELISTAFFHYYLTEIGVDSVFLPALNFMRIDKDGEPDSYYIKENLERELAQYPNQKLFITQGFICRNTYGEIDNLKRGGSDYSASLIGAALQSEEVQIWTDIDGFHNNDPRFVENTKALKQLSFDEAAELAYFGAKIMHPSSIMPCKQWSIPVRLKNTLSPSDEGTLITDDLVGKGIKAIAAKDGITAVKIKSGRMLLAYGFLRKVFEIFEIYKTPIDMITTSEVAISLTIDDDTNLSEIEAELLKFGIVEIDQNQSIICIVGDFISESAGSAKKVLEALESIPLRMISYGGSKHNISVLVDQKNKVAALQALSNHLF; encoded by the coding sequence ATGAAAGTTTTAAAATTTGGCGGTACCTCAGTTGGATCGCCCGAAAGAATTAAAAATCTTGCGCAACTGGTTCAAAGTGATGAATCCAGAATTATAGTTCTGTCAGCCATGGCCGGAACAACGAATTCTCTTGTTGAGATAGCCGATCTTTTGTACAAAAAGGAGATGGAACAAGCGGATGAGAAAATCACTGAGTTGGAAGCAAAATACAGAGTGCGGATTGAGGAACTATTTACTACCACAAATGGCAAAAACAAAGGGAATGAGTTGATCACATCTCATTTTAATTACATCCGCAATTTTGTTTACCGCAGCTTTACGGCACTTCAGGAGAAAGCAATTCTTGCACAGGGGGAATTAATTTCGACTGCATTTTTTCATTACTATTTGACTGAAATTGGTGTAGATTCGGTATTTCTGCCAGCTCTGAATTTCATGCGGATTGATAAGGACGGAGAACCTGATTCATACTATATCAAAGAAAATCTGGAACGTGAACTCGCTCAATATCCTAACCAGAAACTTTTTATTACTCAAGGTTTCATCTGTAGAAATACATATGGTGAGATTGATAATTTAAAGCGTGGTGGAAGTGATTACTCAGCATCTTTAATTGGTGCAGCCCTGCAATCGGAAGAGGTTCAAATATGGACCGATATAGATGGTTTTCACAACAACGATCCCCGCTTTGTTGAGAATACCAAGGCTCTTAAACAATTGTCTTTTGACGAAGCTGCCGAGCTTGCTTATTTTGGGGCTAAAATTATGCACCCTTCCAGCATCATGCCATGCAAGCAATGGAGCATTCCTGTTCGTTTAAAGAACACACTAAGTCCATCGGACGAAGGAACTTTAATTACCGACGATTTGGTTGGAAAAGGAATTAAGGCAATTGCTGCAAAAGATGGAATTACGGCAGTAAAAATTAAATCGGGAAGAATGCTTTTAGCCTATGGTTTTTTGCGAAAAGTATTCGAAATATTCGAGATATACAAGACTCCGATTGATATGATAACCACCTCGGAGGTAGCCATTTCGCTCACAATAGATGATGATACGAATCTCTCTGAAATAGAAGCGGAATTATTGAAATTTGGCATTGTAGAGATAGATCAGAATCAATCGATAATTTGTATTGTTGGTGATTTTATATCCGAATCAGCAGGCAGTGCTAAAAAGGTACTGGAAGCACTTGAATCTATTCCTTTGCGAATGATTTCCTACGGAGGCAGCAAACACAATATTTCCGTTTTGGTAGATCAGAAGAATAAAGTAGCAGCCCTTCAGGCATTAAGTAATCATTTATTTTAG
- a CDS encoding LysR family transcriptional regulator, whose product MLNLEWYRTFKAIYERGTLTGAAESLLITQPGVSQQLSSLEAYMGVKLFERKPRRMLPTPNGIQLYNQIEEAIIQLEKTEENFKRKTLLNRPKIKVGMYLEVFHYAFAPILNQLEMDVEFLFGETEELQDKLFRKQLDLLITTDQSNYKDIRYAPFCKEELLLISSKNLNTIPFNQFIYERKMDEAEKWLSEQDWYSYSHKMETIKSFWADNFKKHPYFRPRYVIPNLNAILDAIQHNNGLCLLPFSMCKDLIEKKEIKEVWQGVKTTYSTKYFALQMQSKNLKQAEEIIQIITNNTNQ is encoded by the coding sequence ATGTTGAATCTGGAATGGTACCGAACTTTTAAAGCTATTTATGAACGTGGCACCTTAACCGGTGCTGCAGAAAGTTTGCTGATTACCCAACCTGGTGTTAGTCAGCAACTATCTTCGCTGGAAGCTTATATGGGAGTTAAGCTGTTTGAGCGAAAACCACGAAGAATGCTTCCTACCCCCAATGGAATTCAATTGTACAATCAGATTGAAGAGGCAATTATTCAACTTGAAAAAACCGAAGAGAATTTTAAGCGAAAAACACTATTAAACAGGCCAAAAATAAAGGTTGGAATGTACCTGGAAGTATTCCACTATGCCTTTGCCCCAATTTTAAACCAACTTGAAATGGATGTAGAATTTCTTTTTGGTGAAACAGAAGAATTACAGGATAAATTGTTTCGGAAACAACTTGACTTACTCATCACCACAGATCAAAGTAATTATAAGGATATAAGATACGCTCCATTCTGCAAAGAAGAATTACTTCTTATCAGCAGTAAAAATTTAAATACAATTCCTTTTAATCAATTCATATATGAAAGAAAAATGGATGAAGCCGAGAAGTGGCTCTCTGAGCAAGATTGGTATTCTTATTCTCACAAAATGGAAACCATAAAATCATTTTGGGCTGATAATTTTAAGAAGCATCCTTATTTCAGACCAAGATACGTGATCCCTAATTTGAATGCTATCCTCGATGCCATTCAACACAACAATGGATTGTGCTTATTGCCTTTTAGTATGTGTAAAGATTTAATTGAGAAAAAAGAAATTAAAGAAGTATGGCAGGGAGTAAAAACGACTTATTCCACAAAATACTTTGCCTTACAAATGCAAAGTAAAAACCTAAAGCAGGCCGAAGAAATAATTCAGATTATTACCAATAACACCAATCAGTAA
- the lysA gene encoding diaminopimelate decarboxylase, which translates to MFNSSRINEFSNIPTPFYYYDMEILQNTLEIVKRESSKYGYHVHYAVKANANPKIMTKIQSYGFGADCVSGNEIKRSLESGYPSNKIVYAGVGKSDQEIQTALDSDIFCFNCESIPEMELINELAERTNKIAKIAIRINPNVNANTHHYITTGVEENKFGISRWEFDSVLEGLASYKNIELIGLHFHIGSQITDLSVFKGLCLRINEIKQWFSDRQIFVDHINVGGGYGVDYKHPDQNPIPDFVTFFGIFNEFLNLEPNQKLHFELGRSMVAQCGSLISKVLYVKNGVKTKFAILDAGMTELLRPALYQAYHKIENLTSNGETENYDVVGPICESSDCFGKLVSLPATKRNDLIAIRTAGAYGEAMASRYNLRDIAPSIFSNELN; encoded by the coding sequence ATGTTTAACAGCTCAAGAATCAACGAATTCTCAAACATACCTACTCCGTTCTACTATTACGATATGGAGATTCTTCAAAACACTTTGGAGATTGTTAAAAGAGAATCATCCAAATATGGATATCATGTTCATTATGCAGTAAAAGCGAATGCCAATCCGAAAATTATGACCAAAATTCAGTCGTATGGATTTGGTGCCGATTGCGTAAGTGGAAATGAAATAAAGAGATCTCTGGAATCAGGATATCCATCGAATAAAATTGTATATGCCGGTGTTGGAAAATCCGATCAGGAAATTCAAACCGCATTAGATTCCGATATTTTCTGTTTCAACTGCGAATCGATACCCGAAATGGAATTGATTAATGAACTGGCAGAAAGAACCAATAAAATTGCAAAAATTGCAATTCGTATCAACCCAAATGTTAATGCAAATACGCATCATTACATCACAACAGGAGTTGAAGAAAATAAATTTGGGATCAGCCGATGGGAATTTGACAGCGTTCTGGAAGGTCTTGCATCCTATAAAAACATAGAGTTAATTGGTCTGCACTTTCACATTGGCTCTCAAATTACCGATTTGAGTGTGTTCAAAGGCTTATGCCTTCGTATCAATGAAATTAAGCAGTGGTTTTCCGACCGCCAAATTTTTGTTGATCATATCAATGTTGGTGGTGGTTATGGGGTAGACTACAAGCATCCAGACCAGAATCCGATCCCTGATTTTGTCACCTTTTTTGGCATTTTTAATGAGTTTTTGAATCTGGAACCAAATCAAAAACTTCATTTCGAATTGGGAAGATCAATGGTGGCGCAATGCGGCAGCTTAATCTCCAAAGTTTTATACGTGAAAAATGGTGTGAAAACCAAATTTGCAATTTTAGATGCCGGCATGACTGAATTGCTGCGTCCTGCACTTTATCAGGCTTATCACAAAATTGAAAACCTGACTTCGAATGGTGAAACTGAAAATTATGATGTGGTTGGACCTATTTGTGAATCATCCGATTGCTTTGGCAAATTAGTCAGCTTGCCGGCTACAAAAAGAAACGATTTAATTGCAATTCGCACCGCTGGTGCTTATGGTGAAGCAATGGCATCCAGATACAATTTAAGGGATATTGCGCCATCGATATTTTCAAACGAACTAAACTAA
- a CDS encoding DUF6268 family outer membrane beta-barrel protein has product MNKYILFLTIFFCSISSGVFSQDMADALKCEWNSGIIGTGPVRGLEMSYHANTNYNIRSSSDVYGNGKSEIDYNRVFTTKLRFPILLNQKLKIAGGIEYSDEEFHFDDIPGNNYSLYKSLNDKNLKSVGGSLYLTAQLKRNMFFMFRFNARLKGDYWKEHIGDVSKYTFLKMEMSPIIGWKVSPKKSWGVGLAYSYTFGDPLLFPVFVYNHSFADKWGVEALLPARIKLRYQPSKLCFINAKARLQGGSYSIHFNDPELNDFKTLELRRADLNFSLEIEKGITDWLWTSFECGYRTNINFDVTNSNHAFSLSGSKLTNENNIIDSTVGGGAFYNLSVFIVPSKAILKKIGLK; this is encoded by the coding sequence ATGAACAAATACATTTTATTTTTGACGATATTTTTTTGCAGTATTTCAAGTGGTGTGTTCAGTCAGGATATGGCTGATGCTTTAAAGTGCGAATGGAATTCTGGAATAATTGGAACGGGCCCGGTTCGTGGCCTGGAAATGTCTTATCATGCAAATACAAATTATAACATCCGGTCGTCTTCGGATGTGTATGGAAATGGAAAATCTGAAATTGACTACAATCGTGTTTTTACAACAAAGCTGCGTTTTCCGATACTTCTAAATCAAAAATTGAAAATTGCCGGTGGCATAGAGTATAGTGATGAAGAATTTCATTTTGATGATATTCCGGGCAATAATTACTCTTTGTATAAAAGTCTGAATGATAAAAACCTGAAGAGTGTTGGAGGCAGCCTTTATCTTACAGCTCAGCTAAAAAGGAATATGTTTTTCATGTTTCGCTTCAATGCCAGGTTAAAAGGTGATTACTGGAAAGAGCATATAGGTGATGTGAGTAAGTATACTTTTCTGAAAATGGAGATGTCGCCTATAATTGGGTGGAAAGTTAGTCCTAAAAAATCATGGGGAGTTGGTTTGGCTTATTCCTATACGTTTGGCGATCCATTGCTGTTTCCTGTTTTTGTTTACAATCATTCTTTTGCTGATAAATGGGGTGTTGAAGCTTTACTTCCCGCCAGAATAAAATTGCGCTATCAACCATCAAAACTTTGTTTTATCAATGCAAAAGCAAGATTGCAGGGGGGCAGTTACAGCATTCATTTTAACGATCCCGAATTGAATGATTTTAAGACACTGGAATTAAGAAGAGCTGATTTGAACTTTTCTTTGGAAATAGAAAAAGGAATTACAGATTGGTTGTGGACTTCTTTTGAATGTGGTTACCGAACCAATATTAATTTTGATGTTACCAACAGTAACCATGCATTTAGTTTATCCGGCAGCAAGTTGACAAATGAGAACAATATCATTGATTCCACCGTTGGAGGAGGAGCATTTTATAATCTCTCGGTATTTATTGTGCCCTCAAAAGCAATTCTGAAAAAGATTGGTTTAAAATAG
- a CDS encoding patatin-like phospholipase family protein produces MQFKSLCLSLVLSTISFLNFAQSATDSLPNKARPKIGLVLSGGGAKGFAHVGVLKIIDELGIPIDYIAGTSMGGLIGGFYSIGYSAADIEKIILSQNWEDLLSDNVSRKFVPIYEKKDFERYILSFPIKPKGIQLPSGIVRGQNVINLFERLTIEYHDQTDFNKLPIPFLCIATDLETGNAVVLDKGYLPLAMRASMAIPTYFSPVEIDGKLLADGGMINNFPVKELIKMGADIIIGVDVQSGVKSKKELKSLLDIINQTVSLMALNNFKDNLKYCDIYIKPKIDEYTVGSFQDADSLIHRGEAIAQTFIPTLLDLKKKYNLEKTKLKTYVPPCDSSTYFIKDIEVEGLNEVSYSLLYGKLNLEMNSKVSLRKLQDGINRVYGSRYFDRVDFHMKGTEEKTLLISVKERTTKRFNVGLHYDSDNNAAVLLNTTFRNKLKSGSRLSFDLKLAENPRFKTTYTIDNGLKPGLNVEAEFNDSEVYAFEDGKKLASYDFNYLKFDVNTHSILRESYSFGLGGKIEYYNINSEFTIPGEVDARDEDYFFTYYAFLNLDSHDKAYYPKTGMSLYGEYKLVTNNGFELDGMNRPASVAYLKFQKAISLSSAFTVYPKFYGRVVWGKNIPNFYMSYTGGIDQTDYFDIQMPFVGLERMEMASINSFVFRADFQYELFRNNYLILKTNAGKLVEDVNDALTHGEWIKGIGLTYSYNSLIGPIEISLMYSDKKNGISNYVNLGFWF; encoded by the coding sequence ATGCAATTTAAATCTTTATGTCTTAGTCTGGTTTTGTCCACAATAAGTTTCTTGAATTTTGCTCAATCGGCAACAGATAGTTTGCCCAATAAAGCTCGTCCCAAAATAGGGCTTGTTTTAAGTGGTGGTGGTGCAAAAGGTTTTGCCCATGTTGGTGTTCTTAAGATTATAGACGAATTGGGTATTCCGATTGACTATATCGCCGGTACTAGTATGGGAGGTTTAATAGGAGGTTTTTATTCAATTGGATATTCAGCTGCGGATATTGAAAAAATTATTTTAAGTCAGAATTGGGAAGACTTACTCTCAGATAATGTGTCGCGAAAATTTGTACCTATTTATGAGAAAAAGGATTTTGAAAGATATATTCTTTCATTTCCTATTAAACCGAAAGGAATTCAATTGCCAAGCGGTATTGTTAGGGGGCAAAATGTGATCAATTTATTTGAACGGTTAACGATTGAATATCATGACCAAACGGATTTTAATAAGTTACCCATTCCTTTTTTATGTATCGCTACTGATTTGGAAACGGGAAATGCTGTAGTTCTGGATAAAGGTTATCTGCCACTGGCTATGCGTGCAAGTATGGCTATCCCAACTTATTTTTCTCCGGTAGAGATTGATGGTAAATTATTAGCTGACGGAGGAATGATTAATAACTTCCCGGTAAAGGAATTGATTAAGATGGGTGCAGATATCATCATTGGAGTTGATGTTCAGTCTGGAGTTAAATCTAAAAAGGAATTAAAATCTCTTTTGGATATTATAAATCAAACTGTTTCTTTGATGGCATTGAATAATTTTAAGGACAATCTGAAATATTGTGATATCTATATTAAACCTAAAATAGATGAATACACAGTTGGTAGTTTCCAGGATGCAGATTCACTAATTCACAGAGGAGAAGCAATAGCACAAACATTTATTCCAACCTTGCTGGATTTAAAGAAGAAATATAATCTGGAAAAGACAAAATTGAAAACATACGTTCCTCCGTGCGATTCATCTACCTATTTTATTAAAGATATAGAGGTTGAGGGATTAAATGAAGTGAGTTATTCGCTGTTATATGGTAAGTTGAATTTGGAAATGAATAGTAAGGTTAGTTTACGAAAATTACAGGACGGGATAAATCGGGTATATGGCAGCCGGTATTTCGATCGTGTTGATTTTCATATGAAAGGAACAGAAGAAAAAACTCTTTTGATAAGTGTAAAGGAACGAACAACCAAGAGATTTAATGTAGGACTGCATTACGATAGCGATAACAATGCCGCAGTATTGCTAAATACAACATTTCGGAATAAATTAAAAAGTGGATCACGTTTATCCTTTGATTTGAAATTAGCAGAAAATCCCCGGTTTAAAACAACTTATACAATTGACAATGGTTTGAAGCCTGGCTTAAATGTAGAAGCTGAATTTAATGATTCTGAGGTATATGCTTTTGAGGATGGGAAAAAACTGGCAAGTTATGACTTTAACTACCTTAAATTTGATGTAAATACACACTCGATACTTCGGGAATCATATTCTTTTGGATTGGGAGGAAAGATTGAATATTACAATATTAATTCTGAATTCACAATTCCCGGGGAAGTGGATGCACGGGATGAGGATTACTTTTTTACATACTACGCATTTCTAAATCTTGATTCCCATGATAAGGCTTATTATCCAAAGACCGGAATGAGTCTTTATGGAGAATACAAGTTAGTAACAAATAATGGATTTGAACTTGATGGTATGAATCGGCCGGCATCGGTGGCTTATCTTAAGTTTCAAAAGGCAATTAGTCTAAGTTCGGCATTTACGGTTTATCCAAAATTTTATGGCAGGGTAGTATGGGGTAAAAACATACCTAATTTTTATATGTCTTATACAGGAGGAATCGATCAAACAGATTATTTTGATATTCAAATGCCCTTTGTTGGTTTGGAACGCATGGAGATGGCTTCAATAAATTCTTTTGTTTTTCGGGCCGATTTTCAATATGAATTATTTCGGAATAATTATTTAATTCTGAAAACCAATGCGGGCAAATTGGTTGAAGATGTTAATGATGCGTTAACCCATGGAGAATGGATTAAAGGAATCGGACTAACGTATTCATACAATAGTTTAATTGGCCCCATAGAAATTTCCCTGATGTATTCTGATAAGAAAAATGGTATTTCAAACTATGTGAATTTAGGCTTTTGGTTTTAA
- a CDS encoding phenylpyruvate tautomerase MIF-related protein: MPYLKVQTNKSFSSKEQQIFLKECSTLISMELGKPEKYVMTAFAPKVEMTLGGSEEPSLFLQLKSIGLPDTKTKDLSNKFACLASEKLEIAKDRVYIEFMDVPRGFWGWNGILF; the protein is encoded by the coding sequence ATGCCTTATTTAAAAGTTCAGACAAACAAGAGCTTTTCAAGCAAAGAACAACAAATCTTTCTAAAAGAATGCTCAACTTTAATATCTATGGAATTAGGTAAACCTGAAAAATACGTAATGACTGCATTTGCTCCAAAAGTTGAAATGACTCTTGGCGGCAGCGAAGAGCCTTCACTGTTTCTGCAATTAAAAAGTATCGGTTTGCCTGATACTAAAACAAAAGATCTATCGAATAAATTTGCCTGTTTAGCATCCGAAAAGTTAGAGATAGCAAAAGACCGGGTTTATATTGAATTTATGGATGTTCCCAGAGGTTTCTGGGGTTGGAATGGGATCTTGTTCTAG